The Acidobacteriota bacterium nucleotide sequence CGCCATCCTCGAGCAGGTCAGTCCCGCCAAGGACGTGGACGGCTTTCATCCGGAGAATATCGGCCGGCTGTGGGCGGACGAGGAAGGCTTTGTCCCGGCGACCCCCGCCGGCATCATGGAGATGCTGCGCCGCTACGAGATTCCCCTGTCGGGGCGCAACGCGGTGGTGGTGGGGCGCAGCCTCATCGTCGGCAAGCCCATGGCGGGGCTCCTGCTGCGGGAGAATTGCACCGTCACCGTCTGCCACTCCCGGACCCGCAATCTGCAGGAGGTCTGCCGCGGCGCCGACATTCTGGTGGCGGCGGTGGGCCGGCCGGCCATGCTCGGCGCCGAACATGTGGCGGAGGGTGCGGTGGTCATCGACGTGGGCATCAACCGCATCACCGACGCCGCGGAGGTGGAGCGCCTCTTCCCCGGCAATGAGAAGCGGCGGGCACGGTTCGAGAAGAAGGGCTCGGTGCTGGTGGGGGACGTGGACTACACCGCCGCCGTCGCCCGGGCCTCGGCCATCACCCCGGTTCCCGGCGGCGTCGGCCCCCTGACCGTCGCCATGGTCATCGCCAACACCCTCACCGCCAGTCGGCGGCGTCAAGGCCTGGATCGCCAGGAGCTCGGCTCCAACCCCACCAAGGGCCAGGCTTGAGCCGTCCGCTGCTGGTAGGTCTCACCGGCGGACTGGCCAGCGGCAAGTCCACCGTCGCCGGCTGGCTCGGGGAGCTGGGATGCACCGTGCTCGACGCCGACCGCCTGGTGGCGGAGCTCTACCGCCCCGGCGCTGAGGGTGCCCAAGCGGTGGAGCGCCTCTTCGGCCCCGAGGTGCTCACCGCCGACGGCGCCGTCGACCGCCCGAAGGTCGCCCAACGCGTCTTCGCCGACGACGACGCCCGGCGCCGGCTGGAGCAGGCGATCCACCCGCTGGTGGCCCAACGCTTCGTCCATCACACCGAGGAGGCGGAGGGCATCCTGATCTACGAAGCCACCCTGCTGGTGGAGGCCGGGCGGGCGGATGAATTCGACCTGGTGGTGACGGTGGAAGCGGACGCCGATCGGCGCCTGCGGTGGGCCGTCGAGCGGGGCTTGGACGAAGAGAGCGCCCGGGGCCGGCTCCGAGCCCAAGGCGACGGCACCCAGCGCCGCGGGCGGGCGGACCGGATCCTGCAGAATGACGGCTCGCTGGACGACTTGCGCCACGAGGTGGAGAAGCTCCTGGCGGAGCTGGAAGCCT carries:
- the folD gene encoding bifunctional methylenetetrahydrofolate dehydrogenase/methenyltetrahydrofolate cyclohydrolase FolD is translated as MATILDGKKVAAEIRAEVAEAVEKMVAAGARPPGLTAVLVGDNPASHVYVGSKVKACRKAGIVSQTVELPASVSAGELTEAVQKLNADDAVDGILIQLPLPDGLPERAILEQVSPAKDVDGFHPENIGRLWADEEGFVPATPAGIMEMLRRYEIPLSGRNAVVVGRSLIVGKPMAGLLLRENCTVTVCHSRTRNLQEVCRGADILVAAVGRPAMLGAEHVAEGAVVIDVGINRITDAAEVERLFPGNEKRRARFEKKGSVLVGDVDYTAAVARASAITPVPGGVGPLTVAMVIANTLTASRRRQGLDRQELGSNPTKGQA